A genomic window from Levilactobacillus yonginensis includes:
- a CDS encoding LIC_12616 family protein: MNNRQVLTALVTELNKYPMNPGEKIPWVYEKEPDTKGQVPFFSWSISNPHKRVTFKHVGEAYLKLIQLKVHCDDPLEVNDRVEWLQNVLGSMQPLENLAKLGISVVDVSDPDPLDEDWTIEVENQVGVTITLMVNPSYQDRTQVGEITSVQPNFEIKKEES; this comes from the coding sequence ATGAACAACCGGCAGGTTCTAACAGCTCTGGTGACGGAGCTAAACAAGTACCCGATGAATCCGGGGGAGAAGATCCCCTGGGTCTATGAGAAGGAGCCTGACACCAAAGGTCAGGTTCCTTTTTTTAGTTGGTCCATTTCCAACCCTCATAAGCGGGTCACCTTCAAACATGTTGGTGAGGCTTATCTGAAACTGATTCAGTTAAAGGTTCACTGTGATGACCCACTGGAAGTCAACGATCGAGTTGAGTGGCTGCAGAATGTCTTAGGATCCATGCAGCCACTTGAAAACCTGGCCAAACTGGGTATCTCAGTCGTTGACGTGAGTGACCCGGACCCACTCGATGAAGACTGGACGATTGAGGTTGAGAACCAAGTGGGCGTGACAATCACACTCATGGTCAACCCCAGTTATCAGGACCGGACGCAGGTCGGTGAGATCACGTCGGTCCAACCAAACTTCGAAATCAAAAAGGAGGAATCATAG